The genomic interval TAGCTCAGACCTCACAGTaggaacatttaaagttttaacgagtcgtgaaaaatctgttttgtcagcttagaATTATTGGGcttcagagaaaaaaagctgatgGATGCTGGAGTTTCTGGTTTATAAGCAGTGTTTTAGGAACCATGCACTGAGGAGCCCCAAGCTGCTAAATCAACCTGATTGAAAGTGTGAACTCTGACAGACAACATGAGTCTCTCACCCCTGGCTCAGGAGGTACTGAACCACCTCGACGTTCCCGCTGGAGCAGGCCACCATCAGCGGCGTCTTGTAATATTCATCCTGGACATCCACGGGCACCCCCTGACTGAACGCGAGGTCCAGAGTCTCCAGATTCCCACTTTTCACACAGTAGTTGATGTTGATGTACACCGTGTCCGGCTTCTCCACGTACCATCCCGAATCGTTGATTATGGGATGCTCTGGTGGGTGACTGCGGTCGAATCGGTGGACGTCTGAGCAGTTGTAGTACGTCTCGATCATGAAGTAGGGAGGGCCTCCGTCTGGACGCCGGGGCTTGAGCTCCGGCAGGAGGGTACAAATGGGCATGGGGAGGGTAAATTTacccttctttttcttccctccttttcctcccttttccccctttttcttcttAGGCATGTACGAGGAGAGGAGAAAGGCTTTCTTGATGTACTTGACACCTTTGATGAAGTCCGTAATGTTGATGCttccctctcctctcttgtCGTGGGCGGAGATGACGCTGAGGAGCTGCTCCGATTTAACAGGAGCGTTGAGCTCCTCTAACACCAGAACGAACATGTCCGTGTAAACCGTTTCTGTTTTGTCCCCAAAGGTGTGCCGtatctcagtctgaaactcgTTGGACCAGTCGTGGAGGGTCAGGGCCCAGAGATCCGACATGAGGCTGACGCCGTCGGATTTGTCGCCTTTCCCCTGCTGCCTCTCTGCTTTCCTCAGCTCCTTGGCGGCTGCTTTGTGACCGGCGTCTTTGGCGATCTGACGCGGCAGCAAGTTGTCCTGGTTCTTCAGTTTAGGGTTACAACCTGGACACAGAgtgaggttttattaaaaacacttcaTCAAATTACCTAATTCTATTCGAGAATGTGTTTCCTGTTGCACATTCctctgtttaatttaatttcctgcCTCCTGGCGCCAAAAGTCTCGAAAACAAAAGCTTGCAATTTCTAAATATGACAAGGTCATTCTTCACCCTGTAACGTAAATCCTCAAGGCACTGAGAAAGCCTCTTCGTCATCATCAGAAGAAGGCCTCAGCTCACGGTAATGACACTGTGATGTCCCGCGGTGCCCGCTTCTCATACCGTACCTCTCTGAGCTAAAAACTTGCAGCAGTTGGCGTTGCCCGTGGCAGCAGCGTAGTGTAAAGGCGTGCAGCTATGAAGGTCAACCGAACCCATGTCCGCTGAGTACGCAGACATCATCTGAATCACCTGCAAGATACAAAAAACACCACAGAGCTACGTTACAGAAGTGGAACATTCACAAGTTGGCGCTTAAAAATTCAGCATTgcagatttgaattaaaaaaagaacttttaatgaaaaaatattcAGGTTGAACCTAATCCTAATGACTATAGATACCACCTCTACAAACAGATTGAAATTATAGTTTCATGTGAtccattttcacatttttactgCCTGTTAATAAGGCCTTCTTCACATTAGATGATAAGCCACTAAGCTCTGCACAGCCTGCATGGCCTGTAAGAATGTGGCTGGGTTGGAAAACTTTGTGTGAACATATTTGTGATGCTGTTCTGCTTTCAGTATCTCgccaaaaaaaaggttctttcctttgatttttttgcctttgaGACACTTTCCCGTGCCCTCACCAAGCTCTATATGTCCCCCCGCTGTTGCTTAATGCCCTGGGTCTCAACCTAAATTTTATTGATACAtaaataatccatccatccatccatccatccatccatccatccatcttctactgccaatctgtggtcgggtcacaGAGGTAACTGATGCTCCTGGAGGATTCCAAGGTCTTCCCAGCCCAGAGAGGATACAAATTTCCTACAGTGAGTTTGATTctgccccggggtctcctcctaGTGGGACGTGCCTGGAAAGTCTCCAAATGGAGAAGCCCAGAAAGCTTCCTAAttagatgcccgaaccacctcggCTGACTTCTATCAATGAAGAGCAGCAGTGGAGCTCCTCCTGGATAACAGAGCTTCCTACCTTATCTCTAATGCTGAGCGTGACCACCTGATCAGGTAAGCTAATTTCAGCCGCTCCCATCCGGGATGGGATATCCaaaggtgagggttggaatgtagacgAACCAGTAAATGAAGAGCTTTGCTTTTCGGCTgagctctttcttcaccacgacagactgaagcaacgccctcattacggCCCCCAATCCGTCGATCCATCTCCctctccatcctaccatcacttgtgaacaagactcccaaagacttgaactcctccactcgAGGCAGCGACTCATCCCTCAACTGGAGGGAGCATGCCGCCTTTTTCTGGCTGAGAACCTTAGAGgggctgactctcatcccagctgcttcacactcatgGCCCAAATACCTGAGGAGTACTTCAATGTCAACAAACCGTCCTCCAAGATCAATTGGCAGAGGTTCTgctgagaaaaagaagaaggggaTGTACAGCAATTTAGGTTATGCAGATGAAGTGTTTGCTGTGCAGAACGTCAACCCCCATCCATCCTTCTTGCTTTTTCTTGTCCAGCAGGCCTGTCCATGAAGACAACGAGAGTCCAAAAAGGTGAATAAAAGTCCGCTGACCATGGCGCAGCATTTATTGGCACACTGAGAGGTCTTTGCAGCTGTGTGGTGAGAGTGTGGCGTGATCTTAGTGGTTGTAGCTAGAGCACTGCAAGATGCTATGTGAATAGTAGCAGCGCTGCCAAAAGCCATGCAATAATTTACTTAGAGCCCTGCCAGCACAGTGTGGGTGTGATGTGGGCGTAGCCTAGACATGAGACCATGCTTCAAGTTGtctattgccccttttacacgggctctaattcagaagtccggctctactccacttgttgcgcggagtaggacagctgttatccaccggagatttcaggctttacagcgccttcagctgggggacagacggcataaacgttgcagggtaagctaacgctgttgtttatattcctaccgtttgCTCTTTacgcttgcatctggtcacacccacgaccaatgagtgaacaggagctaagcttgcgcaaCCCACAAAAGCAGGGCCAGCACGTCTGGCcctgctccgaagcagggaccaaagaagcagggccggccttgaaaaaaatgctgatggaaacgcacgcaaagcaagcagagtagagtggagccgggacctttagagcccgtgtaaaagcgGCATATGCCCAAACCACGCCAGGTCCTGCAGGCCCCATCACACTCTCCCACACTCCACCTAGGACCCTGATATGCTGCCGCCATTATAATAAACCACCACTTTTGTAGTGAATTTGTATTCACTACAAAAGTATTGTGCGTGCTCAAAACCATCCATGACCTGTCACATGCATTGGGGATCTAACACTCCTGAGACTCTGCAGAGATCATCCACGTTCCAGCAGATCTTTTTATGTCATTCACTGTGAAGGAGGGGGGGGCAAAGATACGGCCGTTTGCCTCAGCAGCTACCGCACCTCAAAAAAGCCCCCCATAGCAGCGTAGTGAACTGCAGTGAGGCGCGTTTTGTCCAGAGCATTGGGGTTTCCTCCCCTCCTGAGAATGGCTCGAACAAGCGGCAGGGAGCCGGCCCTGGCTGCCTCCATTAACGCCGTCACGCCCGTTTCCTGGGGAAGACCAGAAGCCCCCGCGTAAAAAACAAGCACTTCTCTCGGAAACGGCCCAGTTTTTAACGTGTTCATCTACCAATGCGGTTCCGTTCTACCTGATTCGTTGCGTCGGGGTCCGCACCGGCGTCTAACATGATGAGACACAACGGGCTGCAGTCGTAAGCCTTCTCACACATGGTCTGGAAGACGTGGAGTCCCTTCGCGGACACGTTGTTGACGTCCGCCCGGTTTTTCAGGGCCAGCTGCAGGCAGCGGGTGTGGCGCTTGGTGGGGTAGTTACAGTAGAACAGCACCCCTGAGTCACAAACGAGGAGGGGAAACAAGCCTGAGCGTCCAGCAAGGGCACCAACGGAAGAAGGGCAGGGGGTCACTGGTGTTTACATTTTCATGCATATCTTGATAAACCCATagtgaaaaaaacagcattctGAGTTCTAATTGTGAACACATTAAACGCATCGTGTCTGTAACTGGTGTCTCAGGGTTGGAATTATCACGAGGTGAAATAATCTTGTTACGTCAGAGGaaacaaatcagttttcttGATTTTAAAGCTCTTTATTTCAGCTACACTGAGAGTTTCTTATCATTTTGCTGAGGAACAATGAGCACGAAATGCACTTTTCCTTCACTGTTGCCAAACAAAACCACTGTTCTCTGACCGGATGgggaaaaagtatttttgtaatTACTATTTCCTACAAATGTTCCTGTCCATGAGTGctcatgaacaaataaaactggtGTCATGCATTTAGCTGTCTCTGACTGGTCAAAACCTCAACGGAAAATCAGAAATTAAACGTAAATAATCCTGCAGGCAAAACCAAATActctgcttttactttgaaaatgacTGCTCTTTCTTTATcgtgacttttttttagtttggataGCAACTAACATTAGTAGTGGTCAGTccataaaggtttaaaatggcTTTTGGCGAGTCAAAATAGTAATAAGAATGAGCccgtttttgctgtttttatacaatacaacacaaaacattgctaaacatttaaaaagatgtgCTGTGTACATATTATTCTTAGAATTCGTCAATGTTTCTCAGATAAATACATAAACGCTGCATTAATGAGCAGGACCCAGCTAATGTTTTCTTTGGAAGAATTAAAACATGGATCATGGAGCTGCCTGAACCAAATCGGtgtctagattttttttttttttttgttactcgGCCTCATGAAGTCAACAGCTGACGGCATTTCTCTGTTTCAAAATAGTATTTAACAAGAGAAGGCGTGTGACAGCTGAAGGTCAGGCTCTTGGACGTGTACAGAATAATGAGTCAGGCGAACAGACCTGCAACAATAGACGAGTCTCAGAGGAGTCCGCGGTGGTATCAGGTTACTGAGCAGGTTTCACACGAGAGGTTGACTATTAGAGCCTGATCTGTAATTAGATGTATCTGTGTGGTCCGACACACAAAcgccaccacacacacacacatatatttctCGACACAGCCTGCCCGAACAGCCTTTGGTCACTTCCTCTCAGACGGGTGTTGTTGACCAGGACACGCTGGAAAACGGGACAACTTCAGCTTTGGGCTTTTTGGGTCTGAGATTTCACCCTGTCATCAATAGCTAAACAGAAAGCGTCGTGCATTTTCACGAGACGTAAGACGATGCAGCCCAACCTAACTTGAGAAGGGAAAATCCTGCCATTTGGGACATCAGCGATTaaacaatccctccaggatttcacgggcattttttgtgattgttgcgactaaaatgcttgatttcgcagggcattttcttaaagttgcgatttttttaaaaaactaaaatcaattaaaaaatataacttttaatatataaaccaaaaatacttactagttttttttagataattaccaacaaacatcaacattctcaaaaggtgctttatttgagaactttgacagcttctaaactgacattcatgaccatttctggattgtccctcgtctgcagctctcctcacatgttttgcagacacaaagtgtttgtcgatgcgtttatgttccatgattatgcttccccccactctcctgcagctggggaggaaactggtttgcgcgatcctttgctgaaatctttgtgggcaagtGTGAAGCTTTAGctcacattttggcttcggtcgctgctcctgcacgctcccggcattctgatgttaacaggaagtgacgtcatgtgtctttttcgtgagttatttggggttattttgtattccacactacacaaacccacaaagaagagactagaccgcagaaacggtggcaaatcactttagaaacaataaatattgggttaaaattCCGGGAAagttgcggggtttgcttgattttgcgttaatagttgcgatcgcaacatcgcagaatcctggagggtctgattaaaaGTCAAACAAGAGTACAGCTCCGAACCCTGGACAGTTACCGCAGGAGAGAAAACTAAGAGAAAGGTTTTAAGTAAAGCCTTATAAATGGAACAAGTGAGAACATTAGCAGTGACAGTTCAAGATGCAGTCATTTATCCTAAGACTTGTCAAAagcatctatctatctatctatctatctatctatctatctatctatctatctatctatctatctatctatctatctatctatagtagcattcctttaattaatgcatatctcccactatctcagagtatgtgttggggatgactcccagctacaacCGCACCAACAGTTAGCTCTGTATCCGTAATATTTACTGAGttagacattttgtttgttggCTACActgctgcagccatcttgaaccggcCTGACTCCTGAAGTAAATCAAAtctaatcttttcttttctgatgcCACACACAGGGCTGGCTTCCTTCACCTTTTCCCTCAGCATCCAGGAGCTTCAGGTCAGCCTGCTTCTGGGTTAGCAGAGTCACGATGGCATCGTTTCCCAGCTCTGCTGCCAACATCACGGGCGTGCGGCCCCGTCTGTCCCGCACGTTCGGATGTGCGTCGTTAGCGAGAAGGAAGCTGACGAGGtctgagaagggacagagcgGAGACACAGAGTGACGTGACCCTAAAGTT from Kryptolebias marmoratus isolate JLee-2015 linkage group LG19, ASM164957v2, whole genome shotgun sequence carries:
- the ankef1a gene encoding ankyrin repeat and EF-hand domain-containing protein 1a, with the translated sequence MSGGMARGRLQVLQIYRLLQCVHEGDRRRIEEMVNLGVENLINLTEPRDGTGVLHVAVSANDLDLVSFLLANDAHPNVRDRRGRTPVMLAAELGNDAIVTLLTQKQADLKLLDAEGKGVLFYCNYPTKRHTRCLQLALKNRADVNNVSAKGLHVFQTMCEKAYDCSPLCLIMLDAGADPDATNQETGVTALMEAARAGSLPLVRAILRRGGNPNALDKTRLTAVHYAAMGGFFEVIQMMSAYSADMGSVDLHSCTPLHYAAATGNANCCKFLAQRGCNPKLKNQDNLLPRQIAKDAGHKAAAKELRKAERQQGKGDKSDGVSLMSDLWALTLHDWSNEFQTEIRHTFGDKTETVYTDMFVLVLEELNAPVKSEQLLSVISAHDKRGEGSINITDFIKGVKYIKKAFLLSSYMPKKKKGEKGGKGGKKKKGKFTLPMPICTLLPELKPRRPDGGPPYFMIETYYNCSDVHRFDRSHPPEHPIINDSGWYVEKPDTVYININYCVKSGNLETLDLAFSQGVPVDVQDEYYKTPLMVACSSGNVEVVQYLLSQGADVNVCDQFFWTPLHHAAHAGHLEIVDLLLKAGAAVDSSSLSGGTALMRAIESAKPACVDLLIRAGASVSAESSKGKNCLDIAVDFGDSEIVKLVKDKMDSLPKAKDPAKEKGGKSKPAKKKSVSVADTLTATPGKTPTQTDSKSVVLQNSRITAGKVNTVDISFVPKTVWGKPPSTSQLMSKIESRRERLSLDFDFDDLLMPFSRDVQRRILEQTKTKD